In Trichlorobacter lovleyi, the DNA window GAATCCCGGCCCGGCGTGGCCAGCCGTCTGATGACCCCGTCCGAGGCGCTGGACAAGGTGCGGGAGGTGATGGCCTCACCGATCCTGGGGCCGACCATGCGGGTGGTGGGGATTGCCGGACCGGGCGATCCGCTGGCCAATCAGCAGACCTTTGAGACCTTCAAGCTGGTTGGGGAGACCTTCCCGGACCTGATCAAGTGCATGAGCACCAACGGACTGCTGCTGCCTGAGTCGCTTGACCGGCTGCATGCCCTGGGGCTGCACAGCCTGACCGTAACCATCAATGCCATGAACCCGGATACCGCCGCTCAGATCTACCGCCACATCTACTATCACGGCAAGCGCTACAGCGGCAGGGATGCCGCCGAGATCCTGCTGGCCAGTCAGTATGAAGGGGTACAGCGGGCCGTTGAGCTGGGCATGGTGGTCAAGGTCAACACCGTGCTGATCCCCGGCATCAACGAGGCCGAAATCCCGCAGATTGCCGAGCGGATTAAGGGGCTGGGTGCCTTTGTGATGAATGTGATGCCGTTGATCCCCCAGGCAGACCTGGCACACATCCCGGCCCCCAGTGCAGAACAGCTGGCTGAAGTACGCAACAACAACGAGCGGATCATCAGCCAGATGCGGCATTGCAAACAGTGCCGGGCCGATGCGATCGGGCTTTTGTAGGACTTTGCCGATGGGCCATCTACTGCGTTCCGTCCGTTGCTCGCTACTGCGGCAGACTGAAAAGGTCTGTCGCACTCAGCGAAACGGCCGCGCCAGGTAGCTGGCTCCACCGGCTGTGTCCTTATCTGATGGTCAGAATGTGAGAAAGGTTTAGCCATGCAGATCAGCAACTTTACCCCCAACGATATCCACCCCTTCCTGTCCATGGCAAAAGATGAGGGGTGGATCAGTACTCGCCGTGAGCTGGCCTTTTTGCTGGAGCGTTCACCGCAAGGCTGTCTGGTCTGCCATGACGGCGA includes these proteins:
- a CDS encoding radical SAM protein, producing MATSCEQMKKIQGHPCFEGNHHKTGRMHLAVAPACNIKCGYCTRKHDCANESRPGVASRLMTPSEALDKVREVMASPILGPTMRVVGIAGPGDPLANQQTFETFKLVGETFPDLIKCMSTNGLLLPESLDRLHALGLHSLTVTINAMNPDTAAQIYRHIYYHGKRYSGRDAAEILLASQYEGVQRAVELGMVVKVNTVLIPGINEAEIPQIAERIKGLGAFVMNVMPLIPQADLAHIPAPSAEQLAEVRNNNERIISQMRHCKQCRADAIGLL